GGGTGCGCGAGCCCAGCCGCCGCGCGATTCAGGTCTCCCCCTCCCCTGCGCAGCGGGGGATGGGGGCCGGGGGCTCCGGAGGCATGCACCGGCAGCCGGTGAGCCGGCGCTGATGTCATCCCGATGGAGCGGCCACGCCGTACCTGCCGCGTGAGCCAAACACCGCAGCGACTGAGGGATCTGCCACACACCAGGCGTGAGGCTACGCCGACGACGAAACACCGTGGTTTCTGCGCTTTCGTTCGCGGCTGTCGAATGACAAGCCCATCACCTGGTGCGAGCCGTCTGCGGGGCGTTTGAAAGACTGTGTGGCGGATCCCTCAGTCGCTGCCCATCTACGGTTTGCATGCAGGCTCGTCGTGGCCGCTCCATCGGGATGACATCCGGCGGGATTCGGGTTTCGCGCACGCACCTACCACGCTGCCCGGGCCGGGGGAGGGGCACCTACCCCGGACAGGCGCTCGCGCGCGGGTCGCGGACGAACTCGACGACGTCGTCCAGCACGGGTGCGCTGCGCAGCCTGGGAACGGCGAGCGCCACGACGATCTCCACGTGCCCCAGCCCGCGGTACACGACGGACCGCGCGCACCCGCTCCGCTCCCGGATGCGCGCGGCCAATCCGCTGGAGTTTGCGGGCGAAACCGTCTCGTCCTGTGCGCCGTGGAGGAGCAGGAGCGGGGGCTCGCGCCCATCCACGTGCGTGCCGGCATAGGTGGCCGGCCACCCCTCCGCCGGCCCCATCAGCGCCTGGACGTCCGGCGCCGTCCACGTGGTATCCACCGGCCCGGCGAGCGACACGAATCCGCGGACGCTCCCCGCCGGCACCCCCGCATCGCGCAGGTACCACTCGTCCAGCGCCAGCAGCGCCGCCGTATGGCCGCCCGCCGAGTGGCCCACGACCACGATGTTGCCCGGGTCCCCACCGAAGCGCGCGGCGTTGTCGCGCGCCCAGCGGACGGCGTTCGCCGCGTCCAGCACCCACCCGGGAAAGCGCACCTCCGGATACAGCCGGTACTCGGGAACCACCACCACGATTCCGCGCCGGGTGAACGCGTCCCCCAGCAGCCGGTACTCGTCCTTGCTCCCCGCCTGCCAGCGGCCGCCGTAAAGAAAGACGACCACGGGCAGCGGCCCCGCGGCCGTCCGCGGGCGATACACGTCCAGCTGCTGGCGCGGCCCGGTGCCATACGCCACGTCCTGCGTGCGGACGAAGTGGTTGCCCAGCAGCAGCGCTTCGCCCACGCGCCGCGGCGAGCACCCCGCCGCGAGCAGGAACATCAGAGCCAGAAACGGAACGCGGAGGAAGCCGGTCCCCGGCCCCTCCGCGCGATCCGATCCCACCGGCGATCCGCCGCGGTTGCTCACGCGGCGCCCGCCACCGCCTGTTCCTGGGCCGCC
This portion of the Longimicrobium sp. genome encodes:
- a CDS encoding alpha/beta hydrolase, encoding MFLLAAGCSPRRVGEALLLGNHFVRTQDVAYGTGPRQQLDVYRPRTAAGPLPVVVFLYGGRWQAGSKDEYRLLGDAFTRRGIVVVVPEYRLYPEVRFPGWVLDAANAVRWARDNAARFGGDPGNIVVVGHSAGGHTAALLALDEWYLRDAGVPAGSVRGFVSLAGPVDTTWTAPDVQALMGPAEGWPATYAGTHVDGREPPLLLLHGAQDETVSPANSSGLAARIRERSGCARSVVYRGLGHVEIVVALAVPRLRSAPVLDDVVEFVRDPRASACPG